GTCCTTGATGCCAAGGGTGAGCCGATCCTTGAACGCGAGTTCAAGATCGGTCTGCCTGAGAATATTGAGTACACCGCTATCATCGACGTCATCCTGCGCCGTAAGCGTGATGGTTGGATATTCGTCTGCGACTGGAAGACACCGGCTCAGGCTTCGTTTGAGGGCTTTGCACTACTATCTGAGCAGCTAACCGGCTATCAAGTAGTGGTTGAAGCGTTCATGGCGGAAATGGGTCTTGAGCGGCTCGACGGCACCATGTTCGTTGAGCTACTGAAGCGCAAGGTGCCCGTCAAGCGCGGTGCAACTGGTCCGATGGTCGAAAAGCCTTGTGTTGTGCGGATGCGTAGTGAGGAAGAAAAGCTGGAGTGGATGCAATCTCGGCTTGAAACTGGCCGGAACATCAGGGCAGGGAAGTTTCCAAAAAGGCCACTCAGTGCGTTTTCCTCTCCATGTACTCTCTGTGATATGCGTAACCTATGCATGGTCGGATCGATGGATGGTCTTGTTGTTCGAGAACCATTCCAACGACGTGCAGCATAGAACTAAAAAGTCGTAGTCGGAGAAGTACAAGACGACTGTGAAGAAAACTTGTTTTTGTCAGTGTGCCGGGATTCGCTTATGCGATCCCGGTTTTTTTCCGAAAACCGGTTGACACATCAACTGCGCACCCTTAAATTTGATGTGCATCGACACGCCGGTCTGGGCGCCGCTAAAGCC
Above is a genomic segment from Xanthomonas vesicatoria ATCC 35937 containing:
- a CDS encoding RecB family exonuclease gives rise to the protein MQKTLYLSFSSDSTYLTCPRQYKLTKIDRLTCIQESMATMFGKVVHTAIHLYLKSEIDGALFTAPEFFEQEFVRRASATNLRLPANWSIQDFIDCGRLMMKRFDEFWKQGEYEVVLDAKGEPILEREFKIGLPENIEYTAIIDVILRRKRDGWIFVCDWKTPAQASFEGFALLSEQLTGYQVVVEAFMAEMGLERLDGTMFVELLKRKVPVKRGATGPMVEKPCVVRMRSEEEKLEWMQSRLETGRNIRAGKFPKRPLSAFSSPCTLCDMRNLCMVGSMDGLVVREPFQRRAA